Genomic segment of Umezawaea sp. Da 62-37:
CGTGATCAGGACGGTCGTCCTCTCGCTGCTGCTCGCGGCGGCGCCCGTGGTCCCAGCCACCCCCTCGGTCCCGAGCACGGCGGCCGGGCCGTCGACCGCGGCCACCGTGTGCGTGCTGTCCTGCGACACCCTCGACCCGTCGAAGGCCAAGCAGGAGGCGTTCCCCGTCCCCGAGCGCCAGGTCAACGGCCGCCGCGTCGTCTTGCACGTGTCCGACGCGGACGGGATGGCCTGGGCCAGCGTCGACAACGGCGTCGCCAACGACGGCGTGTGGCTGGACCGCTCGTGGGACGGCGGCGCCACCTGGGACGGCCTGCTGGGCCGCGCGACCGTTCCCGCGTCGTGGACCGGCACCAGGACGCTGATGTACAACGTCACCGATCCAGGCGCGCACAAACGGGGCCTGATCAGGGCGTGCGGCGACGGCGGCGGGGTGGTGTGCACCGACTGGATCTACCCGGCGGTGTGCGACGCGACCTGCGACCGCACCGATGCCGGGCAGGCCAACGGCGACACCCAGCCCGTGCCCGCCACGACCCTGTACGGCCGCACCATCCGGCTGCACGTCGACCGCAACGCGATGGCGTGGGGCACGATCGAGGGCGGGTCGGGTGACGAGGTCTGGCTCGACCGCTCGTGGGACTCCGGCGCGACCTCGCCCGGCGGCTCTTCGCTCGGCCGGACCAGCACGGCCGGGCGCACCACGATGTTCGCCACCCGCGACCCGCGCGGCAGGCACTACGGCGGCGCCGTGCGGGCGTGCGGCAGGGAAGCCGCGCACCCCGAGGGCAGCTGCACGGCCTGGGCCCGTCCCGCGCCGACGCGCACGGCCGCGGCGGCGGACGCGCTGGCGTACTCCTACGACCCGTACACGGCGTGGTGGCCGAGCAGCTGGTGGAACTCCGCGGCCACGCTCACCGCGCTGACCGCGTTCGCCCTGCGCACCGGGAACCACCGGTACGACTGGATGATCGCGCGCACGTTCGACGTCAACCGGGGCGCGTTCGCCGCCGGGCAGCGCAGTTCCGACCCGATCGAGGGCAACTTCACCAGCCGGTCCATCGACGACACGGCGTGGTGGGGCCTGGCCTGGATCGCCGCCTACGACCTGACCCGCGACGCCCGGTACCTGGCCATGGCGACCACGATCGCCTCGTACGTGCACCAGTTCTGGGACACCGGCACGTGCGGCGGCGGGGTCTGGTGGGACCGCGAGCGCACCTACAAGAACGCGGTGACCATCGGCCTGTACCTGCGGCTGGCCGCGGCCGTGCACAACCGCACGGCGGGCGACACCGCGTGGCTCCAGCGGTCGCGGACGGCGGGGGACTGGTTCCTGGCCAGCACGATGATCAACTCCGCGGGGCTGGTGAACGACGGGCTGACCTCGGACTGCCGCAACAACGGGCAGACCGTGTGGACGTACAACCAGGGCCTGGGCGTCGGCGGCCTGCTGGAGACCTGGCGCGCCACCGGTGACGTCAAGTACCTGACCGGGGCGCGACGGCTGGCCGACGCGGGCACGACGAGTCCGGTGCTGGTGGTCGGGGGAGTGCTCACCGAGTCGTGCGACACCGCGCAGCGGACGTGCGACGACAACCAGAAGCAGTTCAAGGGGGTCTTCGCCCGGTACCTGGCCGACCTCGCCCAGGCCACCGGGGTCGCGGCCTACCAGCAGTTCGGGCAGCGGCAGTCCGACTCGATCTGGGCGGCCGACCGCGACGCGCTCAACCGGATCGGCCAGCGCTGGGCGGGCGGTACCGGCAACCAGGCCGACTGGCGCACCCAGGCGAGCGGACTGGAGGCGTTGACCGGGTGACCGGCCCACCAGTGTAAGCGCTTTCCCCTGGGCAGTACCGGCCACCCCGCCGCGCGGCCACGCGCGGCGGGGTGGCGCGCTTCCGGGCACCGTCGCCGCCAGCGTCCGGAAGCGGGATTCAGTAGCATGGCGCGGGGGCGTGTGAATGGTGGAGTTCAGGCTGTTGGGGTCGGTGGCGGCACTGGTCGACGGCTCAAACGTGCCCCTCGGAGGTCCGAAACCGAGGCTCCTGCTGGCGGCGCTGGTGCTCGCGCGCGGCCGGTCGGTGCCCGGTTCGCGACTGGTCGACCTGCTCTGGGACGACGACCCGCCCAGGAGCGCCACGGGCCTGCTGCACACCTACGTGTCCGGCCTGCGGCGCGCGCTCGGGCCGGACGTGATCCGCAGGGACCCGGCCGGTTACCGGGTCGACATCGAGGCCGGTGTGGTCGACGTCCACGAGTTCGACCGCCTCGCCGCCGACGCCAGCCTGGCCGCCGAGCGGGGGGAGCACGAACGGGCCCGCGACCTCTGCGTGGCCGCCGAGTCCTGGTGGCGCGGTGACGCCCTCGCCGGGCTGGGGGGCGCGTTCGCGGCCGCCGAGGCGGAACGGCTGCGCGACGCGCGCCTGGCCGTGGTCCAGGTCCGCGTCGCCGCGCTGGCGGCGCTGGGTGCCGACGAGGCGCTCGTCGGCGAGCTGACCGCGCTGGTGGCCGAGCACCCGTTCCACGAACGCCTGCGGGCGTCGCTCGTGGCGGCGCTGGGCCGGACCGGGCGCAGGTCGGACGCGATGGCGTGCTTCCACGAGGCTCGCGAACTCCTCGCCGACGAACTGGGCGTCGAGCCCGGCGCGGAGCTGCGCGAGGCCTACCGGGCGTTGCTCGTCGAGGAGGAGGCACCGCCCGCGCTGGTGCCCGACCAGCTCCCCGAGGACATCCCCGACTTCGTCGGACGGCGCGACGAGCTGCTGCGGATCCACGGGGGCGCGCGGGTGGTCGTGGTCTCGGGCCAGCCGGGCGCGGGCAAGACGACGCTCGCGGTGCGCGGTGTGCGGACGGCCCCGACGGCGTTCCCCGGCGGCAGGCTGTACGTGGACCTGCGCGGCTCGCGACAGCCGTTGGACCCGTTCGACGGGCTCGGCCGGTTCCTGCGCGCCCTGGGTGTCGCGGCCGCCGCCGTGCCGTCGCGGCTGGACGAGCGGGTGGGGCAGTACCGGACGATCACGGCCGCGCGCGGTGTCGTGGTGGTCCTCGACGACGCCGCGACCGAACGGCAGGTCCGGCCGCTGCTGCCCGGCGGGGAGCGGTCCCGGTGCGTGATCACCACCCGGCGGCGGCTGTCGGCGCTGGAGTCGGCCGAGCACCTGGGCATGCCGGTGCTCGACGGGGCCGAAGGCCTCGCCCTGCTGGCGCGGGCGGCGGAAGGCCGGGTGGCCGAGGACCCGAACGCGGCCCGCGAGGTGCTGCGGCTGTGCGGGCACCTCCCGTTGGCCGTGCGGATCGTCGGCGCTCGTCTGGCGGCCCGACCGGACCGGCCGCTGTCGGCCGTGGTGGCGCGGTTGCGGGAACAGCGGCGGGTGCTCGACGAGCTGGTCGTGGGCGACCTGGAGGTGCGCGGCAGCCTCGCGCTGAGCTACGACGCCCTGGACGAGCGCGCGCGGCGGGCGCTGCGGAGGCTGGGCTGGCTCGGCACGTCGGACTTCGCCCCGTGGGTGCTGGCCGTGCTGCTCGACGTGCCCGTGCCCGACGCGGAGGACGTCGTCGACGAGCTGGTGCACGCCCAGCTGCTCGACGTGGTGGGTGGCGGCCGGTTCCGGCCGCACGACCTGACCAGGATCTTCGCCTGGGAACGCGCGGAGGCGGAGGAGGACCGCGACGCCTTGGCGGCGACCGCCACGCGGGTGGCGGAGGTGTGCCTGCTGCTGGTGGAGCGGGCCTCGGGCGGGACGCCGATGAAGACGCTGCGCCCGGCCCGCTCCGCCGCGCCCGCGCAGTCGCGGCGGTGGGAGGGGCTGGGGTGGTTCGCGCTGCCCGCCAGGCCGGTGAACTGGCTGGACGTCGAGCAGGGCACGCTCGTCCACGTCGTGGAGCGGGTCGGGGAGCTGGACCTCGCGGACGTGGCGACCAGGCTCGCCACGGCGCTGTGCTCGTCGTCGTTCGCGGTGGAGAACCGCTTCCACCACTGGTGGCGCGCCCACACCGCCGCGCTGGAGTCGGCCCGGCGCGCGGGCGACCTCGCCGGTCAGGCGCTGCTGTTGTCCGGGCTCGGGTGGCTGCGCAGCGAGCAGGACCGGCTGGACGAGGCCATCGACTACTACCGGCAGGCGCTGGACCTGCACGACCGCGCCGAGGACGGGCCCGCGGCGTCGGTGACCCGGCTGCTGCTGGCGAGCGTGCAGCGGGAGCGCGGGGACCTGGTGGACGCGCTCGCCACGCTCGACCGGGTGATGGGAACCCTCGTGGACCCGCGGGCGCTGACGCGGGCGCACCACGGCCGCGGGATGACGCTGCTGGAGCTGGGGGACGTCGCCGGGGCCCGTCCGGAACTGGACCGGGCGCTGGCCGGGTACGCGGAGCTGCGGGACGCGCACGGCGTCGCGCTGGTGCGGCGGTCGCTGAGCCTGGCCCACCGGGCTGAGGGGCGCTGGGAGGACGCGGCCCGCGAGGGCGAGGAGGCGTTGCGGGGGCTGGAGAGCGCGGGCGACCGGCTGATGGTCGCCTACGGGACCCAGTCGCTGGCGAAGGTCCGGATCAGGCAGGGGAGGGGCGAGGAGGTCCGTGAGGCGCTCGGGCGCGCACTGGACATGTGCCACGGGATGCAGGACGGCTTCGGCGAAGCCCTCGTGCTCCGCACGCTGGGCGAGTTGGAACTGGCCGTCGGGGCTCCCGCCGAGGCCGTGGTGCTGCTGGGCCGGGCGATCGACTGGTGGGAGTCGCTGAGCCTGCCGCTGTGGCGGGCGCGGACGCAGCGCGACCTCGCCACCGCGTTGGCGGCGGTCGGGGCCACCGCCGAGTCCGACGCCGCCTACGAGCAGGCGCACCGCGCCTTCACCCGGCACCGCAGCCGGGAGGCCCGTGAACCGCGGCCCGCCGTCGCGCGCGACCCGGCCGCCCGACACGCGTGATGGTCGGCCTTCAGGCGCCCGACGGGCGTCTGAAGCGAACCTGAAGGTCCGCCCCGCACCATGGGTCCGAGAACACCGCCCGACTTGGGGGCCGGTGACGGGGCGGGGTCGAGGGGTCTCCGCCCCGTCGTCGGTGATCATGACCGGATATGGCCAGACCGGTGGTGGGGGTGGGCGGGAACCTGATCGGGTCAGCGCGCGGCAGCGCCCGGTAACAGGAGGATCCACCAGTGTCAGCCACACCCGTCGACCCCGACGCCACGCCCATGACCACGTCGGACCAGCGGGAACGGGCACGCGTCCTGCGCGCCCTGCACAGCGGGGGACCGCTGGTGCTGCCGAACGCCTGGGACCCCGGTTCGGCGGTGGCGATCCAGGCGGCGGGCGCGCGGGCGATCGCCACCACGAGCGCGGGGGTGTCGTGGGGGGTGGGGGTGGCGGACGCGGGTGGTCTGACCCGCGCCGCCGCCCTCGACGTCCTGCGCCGGATCGTCGCCGCGGTGTCCGTCCCGGTGACCGCCGACATCGAGGCGGGCTACGGCTCCACCCCCGACGAGGTGGCGGAGACGGTCGCCGGGGTGCTCGCCGCGGGGGCGGTGGGCGTCAACATCGAGGACAGCCCCGGAACCGGCGGTGAGCCGCTGCTGGACCCGGACGTGCAGGCCGCACGGCTGGCCGCCGCGCGAGGAGCCGCGGTGGCCGCCGGGGTCGACCTGGTGGTCAACGCCCGCACCGACACCTACCTGATGGGCGTCGGCCCGGCCGCGGAGCGGTTGACCGCCACGCTGAAGCGGGCGGAGCGGTACGCGGAAGCCGGGGCCGACGTGCTGTTCGTGCCCGGCGTGGTCGACCCGGACGTGATCCGCGAACTGGTCGCCGGTCCCTTGCCGCTCAACGTGATGGCGCATCCGGGCGCGTTGACCGTCGGGGAGCTGGCGGCGTTGGGGGTGGCGCGGATCAGCGTCGGCTCGGCCATCGCCCAGGCCGCCTACGGGGTGGCGGGGGCGGCGGCTCGGGAACTGCTGGGGGCGGGCACGTACGGCTCGCTGGAGGGGGCGATGGAGTACGGCGAGCTCAACGACCTGCTGCGCTGAGCCCTGCCACGAGGAGGTGGACCGTGGCGAGCGCCCGCCACGGTCGCCAGTTCGCGGAAGCGCCGTCGAGCGGGGAGGCGTCGCGGGCGCCGAGTCGCAGCGCGATGTGGTGCGCGGCGGCGACGTCGACCCCCGGCACGGCGGTCAGCGACCCGACCAGGTCGTCGAGGGGTTCGCCGCCGTCGAGGACGACGTCGCCGTCCTCGACCGCGCGGGCCAGCGCGCCGACGACCCCCGGTTCGGCGGTGAGGGCTTCGGCGGAGGGGAAGGTCCGCGTGAGCCCGTGGCCGAGCCCGTCGACCCGCGGCCCGTGCTCCCCGACCAGCCGGTCCAGCCCGGCGCGGTCCACCACGGCGTGGACGGCGGTCTCGAACGGCCCCCACGCGCCCGGCACGCGCACGCCGGGACGGGCGGTGACCAGCGGACCGAGCGTCCCGTCGGCGGCGAGCTGCGCGACGGCGAGCGTCTGGTCGGCGTCGATCCCGACGAGCCGGGCCGCGCGCTCCACGACGTGGATGACGCCCTCCCAGTAGGGCAGGTGGGCGCGCAGCAGCAGGTGGTCCGCGCCTCCCGGCCCGATCTCCAGCAGCCCCGGCGCCCCGTCGAGGGTGACGGTGCGCCGGTACACGCCGTCCACCACGGACTCGACGCCGGGCACGGCCCGCTCGGCGAGGAAACCGGCCATGGCGTCCCAGTCGTAGGGGGCGGTGAACGGCATCCGCAGCACCAGCCCGCCGTCCGCGGTGAGGCGGTCGCCGCGCCTGCGCCGTTCCCGCATCTCGCTGGGCGAGGCCCGGAAGACCTCCTTCATCGCCCGGTTGAACTGGCGGAGGCTGCCGAAGCCGGAGGCGAACGCCACGTCGGCGACCGACAGGTCCGAGTCGTCGAGCAGCCGCCGCGCGAAGTGCGCCCGCCGCGACCGGGCGAACTGGTCCGGCGTCACGCCGAGGTGGTCGTTGAACAGCCGCCGCAGGTGCCGCGCCGACACCCCCAGCCGCGCCCCGACCGCGGCCTCGTTGGCCTCGTCCAGCACGCCCCGGATGATCAGCTGCACCGCCCGGCACACCAGCTCGGGCGCGTCGTCGCCGACGGTCCCCGCGACCCGGTACGGCCTGCACCGCAGGCACGCCCGGTACCCGGCGGCCTCCGCGGCGGACGCCAGCTCGTAGGTCCGCACGTTCTCCGCGAGGGGCTTGGCCCCGCACCCCGGCCTGCAGTAGATCCCGGTCGTCCGCACGGCTGAATACGTCGTCACCGGCACCATGCTCCCGGTCGTGTCGAGCGGAAGCCGGCCGTTTTCGGACGTGGACGTGACGCGGCCGCCACGGGGAGTCCCCGTGGCGGCCGCTGTGGTCGGTCCTGGCGCACCCGTCAGATCACGGGTAGCTGACCACGTTCACCGGGACGGTGCCCGGAGGCGTCACGCCGCCGGTGTCGTTGATGACGTGGGTGATCAGCCCCTGGTAGTTCAGCGAGACCGTGCACAGGCTGTGGAAGCGCACGTTCGCGTTGTTGGGCACCTCGAACGCGTGGTAGGCGTTCACCGAGGGGTTGACGTTGAAGTAGTTGTAGCTGCCCAACCCCCACGCCTCGTGCGAGGTGACGTTGTCGCCGACCTTGTAGGCCGCGTACCCGTTGCGGCCGTTGGGACTCATCCAGCTCGCCTGGTTCGGGACGTCGTAGGGCATCTCGTTCTGGAAGAAGATGGTCTTGCCGCGCTGACCGTTCCAGATGACCTGGTACTTCTGGTAGTGCTCGACGAACAGGCCGGTCGCCAGCACGTCGTTGCCGTTGACGATCAACCCGGTGTCCGCCTTGGCCTGCGTCCACCCCCACGTGCCCGCGTTGCCGTGGTCGGCGCGCCAGGCCCAGATGTGGTCGATGATCGTGTTGTGGCTGTTGACGATCAGGCTGGTCGTCGCGTTGCCCGCGATCGACCCGCCGATGCGGAAGAACACGTCCTGCAGCGTCGTCGGGTTGGTCGCGTGGGTCGCGGAGGAACCCGACGGGCCCACGGTCAGCAGCGCCGCCGAGTTGGTCGTGCCCGCGTCGAACAGGATGCCCTTGACGCGGACGCCGTCGACGTCGGCGACCTGCATCGCGTTGACGCCGTTGTCCGGGATGATCGTCGGGTAGCCGACACCGAGCACGACGGTGTTGGCCTTCGTCACGTTGAGCGTCTGGTTGACGTGGTAGACGCCGGGGGTGAAGAAGAGGTTGCAGCCCGCGGCCAGCGCGGAGTTGATGGACGACGCGGTGTCGCCCTCCTTCACCACGTAGAACTGGCTCATCGGGATGGAGGAACCGGGGGTGCTGCCATTGGCCCAGCTGGCGCCGGAGGCGTTGGTGCGCAGGGACGGCGTGAACACGCGGTACTTGCCCGCGCTGTCGACGTAGAGGTAGGGCACGTCGCGGGACACCGGCGTGGTGCCCAGCGTGGTCTCCGGCGGGTTCGGGAACGTGGTCGCCGGGGCACCGGTGGTGCCCGAGAAGACCATGTTCCACACGCCGCCGGCCCAGCTGCCGAGGGTGCTGTCGCGGGTGTACCACTGCTGCTGGGAGATGGACGCGGTCTGGCCGGACACCTTGGTGTCGGCGATGTAGCCGCCGCTGGCGAAGCCGTAGCTGGCCGGGTAGAGCTGGAGGTTGCCGCGGATGTCCATGCGGCGGAACGGGGCCGCCTGCGCGACCGCCCAGCGGTTGGAGCCGCCGACCGGGTTCACGGCCATGTTCTCCGCGGAGCGCCAGAAGTTCTGCAGCGCCACGCCCTGGTCGGACTCGTTGAACGCGTCGACCGTGATGGCGCCGTTGATGACCACGTCACCGGGGTTCTGGCCGAGGCCGGCGACCGAGGTGTAGTAGCCGACGTCGTCGTGGACGCTGTAGGAGCCGGGCTTGAACAGGTGCGCGACGCGCTTGTTGGACATCTGCGCGGTCAGGGTGTCCTTGAGCGAGTTGAAGTCGGAGTCGAGCTGCGACTGGATGCTCGTAGCGGACATGCTCGGGTCGAAGATGCGCACGTTCGGGCCGAAGTTCGGGGTGTCCGACTGGGTCGGGCAGCCCGCCTGGGTCGTGCCGATCGTGTACGTGGCGCTCGCGACGGCGGAGTTCGCCAGGCCGGACTTGATGCCGATGGCGTTGACCGTGCGCGTCGTCGGGACGCTGATCGGGCCGCTGTAGAGCGTCGAGGACGCGGTGGGCTGCGAACCGTCCACCGTGTACCGGATCGTGGAACCCGAGGTGGCGGTGGAGATCGTCACCGTCTGCGCGGAGGAGTACTGGCCGCCGGCCGGGCTGAACGTCGGCGTCGCGACCGGCGTGCCGATCACGTAGGCCGCCGTGGCCACCGAGGAGGTGGTCGAGCCGGACTTGATCGCGATCGCCTTCAGCGTGGTGTTGCCCGAGACGGAGATGGCGCCGCCGTAGACCGTCGAGGACGCCGTGGGCGTGGACCCGTCGGTCGTGTACCGGATGGTCGAGCCGGAGGTGGCGGTGGAGATCGTCACCGACTGGGCGGTCGCGTACGTTCCACCGGCAGGGGAGAACGTGGGCGTCGCGACCGTGCTGGAGCCGCCCGAGTGGGTGTAGGAGAAGTGCGGCGTGTCGTACTGCGGGCCGCTCTTCTCGTAGGTGAACCAGTAGTCGACCACGTTGCCGGACGACAGCGAGCCCACGGTCTGGGTCCACGTCCC
This window contains:
- a CDS encoding AlkA N-terminal domain-containing protein — protein: MTTYSAVRTTGIYCRPGCGAKPLAENVRTYELASAAEAAGYRACLRCRPYRVAGTVGDDAPELVCRAVQLIIRGVLDEANEAAVGARLGVSARHLRRLFNDHLGVTPDQFARSRRAHFARRLLDDSDLSVADVAFASGFGSLRQFNRAMKEVFRASPSEMRERRRRGDRLTADGGLVLRMPFTAPYDWDAMAGFLAERAVPGVESVVDGVYRRTVTLDGAPGLLEIGPGGADHLLLRAHLPYWEGVIHVVERAARLVGIDADQTLAVAQLAADGTLGPLVTARPGVRVPGAWGPFETAVHAVVDRAGLDRLVGEHGPRVDGLGHGLTRTFPSAEALTAEPGVVGALARAVEDGDVVLDGGEPLDDLVGSLTAVPGVDVAAAHHIALRLGARDASPLDGASANWRPWRALATVHLLVAGLSAAGR
- a CDS encoding glycoside hydrolase family 76 protein, translated to MIRTVVLSLLLAAAPVVPATPSVPSTAAGPSTAATVCVLSCDTLDPSKAKQEAFPVPERQVNGRRVVLHVSDADGMAWASVDNGVANDGVWLDRSWDGGATWDGLLGRATVPASWTGTRTLMYNVTDPGAHKRGLIRACGDGGGVVCTDWIYPAVCDATCDRTDAGQANGDTQPVPATTLYGRTIRLHVDRNAMAWGTIEGGSGDEVWLDRSWDSGATSPGGSSLGRTSTAGRTTMFATRDPRGRHYGGAVRACGREAAHPEGSCTAWARPAPTRTAAAADALAYSYDPYTAWWPSSWWNSAATLTALTAFALRTGNHRYDWMIARTFDVNRGAFAAGQRSSDPIEGNFTSRSIDDTAWWGLAWIAAYDLTRDARYLAMATTIASYVHQFWDTGTCGGGVWWDRERTYKNAVTIGLYLRLAAAVHNRTAGDTAWLQRSRTAGDWFLASTMINSAGLVNDGLTSDCRNNGQTVWTYNQGLGVGGLLETWRATGDVKYLTGARRLADAGTTSPVLVVGGVLTESCDTAQRTCDDNQKQFKGVFARYLADLAQATGVAAYQQFGQRQSDSIWAADRDALNRIGQRWAGGTGNQADWRTQASGLEALTG
- a CDS encoding chitobiase/beta-hexosaminidase C-terminal domain-containing protein, which produces MTSVSGSAAAADYTQTATSLSASEARISFTPTTTAVYVDVHYLVNGANQQNVRMANASGTWTQTVGSLSSGNVVDYWFTYEKSGPQYDTPHFSYTHSGGSSTVATPTFSPAGGTYATAQSVTISTATSGSTIRYTTDGSTPTASSTVYGGAISVSGNTTLKAIAIKSGSTTSSVATAAYVIGTPVATPTFSPAGGQYSSAQTVTISTATSGSTIRYTVDGSQPTASSTLYSGPISVPTTRTVNAIGIKSGLANSAVASATYTIGTTQAGCPTQSDTPNFGPNVRIFDPSMSATSIQSQLDSDFNSLKDTLTAQMSNKRVAHLFKPGSYSVHDDVGYYTSVAGLGQNPGDVVINGAITVDAFNESDQGVALQNFWRSAENMAVNPVGGSNRWAVAQAAPFRRMDIRGNLQLYPASYGFASGGYIADTKVSGQTASISQQQWYTRDSTLGSWAGGVWNMVFSGTTGAPATTFPNPPETTLGTTPVSRDVPYLYVDSAGKYRVFTPSLRTNASGASWANGSTPGSSIPMSQFYVVKEGDTASSINSALAAGCNLFFTPGVYHVNQTLNVTKANTVVLGVGYPTIIPDNGVNAMQVADVDGVRVKGILFDAGTTNSAALLTVGPSGSSATHATNPTTLQDVFFRIGGSIAGNATTSLIVNSHNTIIDHIWAWRADHGNAGTWGWTQAKADTGLIVNGNDVLATGLFVEHYQKYQVIWNGQRGKTIFFQNEMPYDVPNQASWMSPNGRNGYAAYKVGDNVTSHEAWGLGSYNYFNVNPSVNAYHAFEVPNNANVRFHSLCTVSLNYQGLITHVINDTGGVTPPGTVPVNVVSYP
- a CDS encoding isocitrate lyase/phosphoenolpyruvate mutase family protein codes for the protein MSATPVDPDATPMTTSDQRERARVLRALHSGGPLVLPNAWDPGSAVAIQAAGARAIATTSAGVSWGVGVADAGGLTRAAALDVLRRIVAAVSVPVTADIEAGYGSTPDEVAETVAGVLAAGAVGVNIEDSPGTGGEPLLDPDVQAARLAAARGAAVAAGVDLVVNARTDTYLMGVGPAAERLTATLKRAERYAEAGADVLFVPGVVDPDVIRELVAGPLPLNVMAHPGALTVGELAALGVARISVGSAIAQAAYGVAGAAARELLGAGTYGSLEGAMEYGELNDLLR
- a CDS encoding BTAD domain-containing putative transcriptional regulator; this encodes MVEFRLLGSVAALVDGSNVPLGGPKPRLLLAALVLARGRSVPGSRLVDLLWDDDPPRSATGLLHTYVSGLRRALGPDVIRRDPAGYRVDIEAGVVDVHEFDRLAADASLAAERGEHERARDLCVAAESWWRGDALAGLGGAFAAAEAERLRDARLAVVQVRVAALAALGADEALVGELTALVAEHPFHERLRASLVAALGRTGRRSDAMACFHEARELLADELGVEPGAELREAYRALLVEEEAPPALVPDQLPEDIPDFVGRRDELLRIHGGARVVVVSGQPGAGKTTLAVRGVRTAPTAFPGGRLYVDLRGSRQPLDPFDGLGRFLRALGVAAAAVPSRLDERVGQYRTITAARGVVVVLDDAATERQVRPLLPGGERSRCVITTRRRLSALESAEHLGMPVLDGAEGLALLARAAEGRVAEDPNAAREVLRLCGHLPLAVRIVGARLAARPDRPLSAVVARLREQRRVLDELVVGDLEVRGSLALSYDALDERARRALRRLGWLGTSDFAPWVLAVLLDVPVPDAEDVVDELVHAQLLDVVGGGRFRPHDLTRIFAWERAEAEEDRDALAATATRVAEVCLLLVERASGGTPMKTLRPARSAAPAQSRRWEGLGWFALPARPVNWLDVEQGTLVHVVERVGELDLADVATRLATALCSSSFAVENRFHHWWRAHTAALESARRAGDLAGQALLLSGLGWLRSEQDRLDEAIDYYRQALDLHDRAEDGPAASVTRLLLASVQRERGDLVDALATLDRVMGTLVDPRALTRAHHGRGMTLLELGDVAGARPELDRALAGYAELRDAHGVALVRRSLSLAHRAEGRWEDAAREGEEALRGLESAGDRLMVAYGTQSLAKVRIRQGRGEEVREALGRALDMCHGMQDGFGEALVLRTLGELELAVGAPAEAVVLLGRAIDWWESLSLPLWRARTQRDLATALAAVGATAESDAAYEQAHRAFTRHRSREAREPRPAVARDPAARHA